A stretch of Clostridia bacterium DNA encodes these proteins:
- a CDS encoding DnaJ domain-containing protein, giving the protein MSLVEMLQGVIGFGLDLISILFRLFLFAVVQVIMSFKNRNGILYGVAVFFFPWAIFLLFWIPRKTPKLDARYKNMEEFRGLNPVIASIMSLAAMVAKSDGRVSESEILQVKQFVAQNFRISKEDLDRYRGAFNYGKKHPEEYEQFTRVIRGYYTNRMTLLGLAYLFMGLAQGNKGTIADEVLLRNILYSMGISQMEYMGMKNSYYARQNGGAWGGNWQDAFGSGQRTNYAPPRVNQTKRYTDVLGVSENASTQEIKSAYRKIVKEFHPDKVASKGMPKEYVDYATQKVKEANEAYEYLMKQKES; this is encoded by the coding sequence ATGAGTTTAGTAGAAATGTTACAAGGTGTTATAGGATTCGGGTTGGACTTGATTTCCATTTTGTTCCGTTTGTTCCTTTTTGCCGTTGTTCAGGTGATAATGAGTTTCAAAAATAGAAATGGAATACTATATGGTGTTGCGGTCTTTTTCTTTCCATGGGCAATATTCTTGCTGTTTTGGATACCCAGAAAGACCCCAAAACTTGATGCGCGCTATAAAAATATGGAAGAATTTAGAGGGCTAAATCCTGTAATCGCTTCCATCATGAGTTTAGCTGCCATGGTAGCGAAGAGTGATGGACGTGTCTCAGAATCTGAAATTCTGCAGGTTAAGCAGTTTGTAGCTCAAAACTTCCGAATCTCCAAAGAAGACCTGGATCGTTATCGTGGTGCCTTCAATTACGGGAAAAAGCATCCAGAGGAATACGAACAGTTTACAAGGGTAATTCGAGGATACTATACCAATCGCATGACCTTATTGGGTTTGGCTTATCTTTTTATGGGCCTAGCGCAGGGCAATAAGGGCACTATAGCAGACGAAGTATTGCTTCGAAATATTCTCTATTCTATGGGTATATCGCAGATGGAATACATGGGTATGAAGAATTCATATTATGCCCGTCAAAACGGCGGTGCTTGGGGAGGGAATTGGCAGGATGCTTTTGGTTCGGGTCAACGCACTAATTATGCGCCACCCCGAGTAAACCAAACAAAACGCTATACGGATGTATTGGGTGTATCTGAGAATGCCAGCACCCAGGAAATAAAGAGTGCATATAGGAAAATTGTTAAAGAATTTCATCCAGACAAGGTAGCCAGTAAAGGCATGCCCAAGGAATATGTGGACTATGCTACACAAAAGGTAAAAGAAGCAAATGAAGCCTATGAGTATCTGATGAAACAGAAGGAATCCTAA
- a CDS encoding dihydroneopterin aldolase translates to MNYKMYKNITIFATHGHAIQEKELGQKFVLEITLFGEDLSKVDTSVSEAEVERFIQEEAIDVHRDMIQAVAGRVGDLILEASSDALMEVRVEVKKPSTPIRIGMPGGLVKYVSTTVSRRKKGYTPVYEHLEDYNFTKIRSARVFDKDVKYEADLEVAFDMGPSIENDDIAYSYSYTTVYDVAVDTIKANKGDAPYELARKMVEKVYEDKPDAKMVRAKVRNFLPENNLSVDYMEYMVVK, encoded by the coding sequence ATGAATTACAAAATGTATAAAAATATTACCATCTTTGCCACACACGGACACGCCATTCAAGAAAAAGAATTGGGACAGAAGTTTGTGCTAGAGATAACCCTGTTTGGAGAAGATTTATCCAAAGTGGATACATCCGTATCTGAGGCGGAGGTGGAGCGTTTTATCCAAGAAGAGGCGATAGACGTACACCGCGACATGATTCAGGCGGTAGCCGGCCGCGTGGGAGACCTGATTTTAGAAGCCAGCTCAGATGCCTTAATGGAAGTACGGGTAGAGGTTAAAAAGCCGTCTACACCCATCCGTATCGGTATGCCAGGAGGCTTGGTCAAGTATGTAAGTACTACAGTGAGCCGTCGTAAGAAGGGTTACACACCGGTATATGAACATCTTGAAGACTATAACTTTACCAAGATCCGCAGTGCTAGAGTATTCGACAAGGATGTCAAATACGAAGCAGATCTAGAGGTAGCCTTCGATATGGGTCCATCCATCGAAAATGATGATATTGCCTATAGCTACAGCTATACTACGGTTTATGATGTGGCGGTAGATACCATCAAAGCCAACAAGGGTGATGCACCCTATGAATTGGCTCGTAAGATGGTTGAAAAGGTCTATGAGGATAAACCGGATGCCAAGATGGTTCGTGCTAAGGTTCGAAACTTTTTGCCAGAAAACAATCTGTCTGTAGATTATATGGAGTATATGGTTGTTAAATAG
- a CDS encoding amidohydrolase — protein sequence MLQADIWLRGGSLVHEDGQIEKKDMLLVDGKIEKILLPNAKEEIKAKQIINLKGRYVFPGLVNTHTHLFQTWFKGLGRDLKLMDWLAASIRPNAPKLTREDCYYSAILGAMDTVMSGGTSIMDFMYANEKKDNILGAIDGLDDLGVRAVMGRGFIDIKLEDENHNRLVETPKQVIEQLDILREYVKDKDRMDIGIAGSVFWAISEEGFATIRDYADQHHMTVALHASETEDDNQDSMRRFGMRMFPYLESIGFMKDWLTAVHCVTLDETDLDLIEKYQVKVSYNPMSNLILGSGIPPMEELRKRGVTIGLGTDGAASSDSQDMIETIKFAALLQKGANQDPTAFKAADVLQMATLGGAHCLGLADKTGSFEIGKRADLMVYNPNRIKSAPVYNPVNSLVYTSDTSNVEMVLVDGKVIYRDGNFTTVNQEDVLYWVEEVKEKFDTNKA from the coding sequence ATGTTACAAGCAGATATTTGGTTGCGTGGTGGTAGTTTGGTCCATGAAGATGGTCAAATAGAAAAAAAAGATATGCTACTAGTTGATGGAAAAATCGAAAAAATACTTCTACCCAATGCAAAGGAAGAAATAAAAGCAAAACAAATCATCAACTTGAAGGGAAGGTATGTATTCCCAGGCTTGGTGAATACCCATACCCATTTATTCCAAACTTGGTTTAAAGGCCTGGGCCGTGACTTAAAGTTAATGGACTGGTTGGCTGCTTCTATAAGGCCGAATGCGCCTAAGCTGACTCGGGAGGACTGCTATTATAGTGCAATACTCGGCGCGATGGATACGGTGATGTCCGGTGGGACTTCTATAATGGATTTCATGTATGCCAATGAAAAAAAAGATAATATCTTAGGGGCTATCGATGGGTTGGATGATTTGGGAGTCCGGGCAGTTATGGGACGAGGATTCATTGATATAAAGTTAGAGGATGAAAACCATAATCGGTTGGTAGAAACACCAAAGCAAGTCATAGAACAGCTGGACATCTTGAGGGAATATGTGAAGGATAAGGACCGGATGGACATTGGTATTGCCGGTAGTGTGTTCTGGGCAATTTCAGAAGAAGGTTTTGCTACGATTCGAGATTATGCTGACCAACATCATATGACAGTGGCCCTTCATGCTTCCGAAACCGAGGATGATAACCAAGACAGTATGCGACGTTTTGGCATGCGCATGTTTCCCTACTTAGAGAGTATTGGATTTATGAAAGATTGGTTGACGGCAGTTCATTGCGTGACTTTGGACGAAACCGACTTAGATTTGATAGAAAAATATCAAGTTAAGGTGTCATACAATCCAATGAGCAACCTAATTTTAGGTTCTGGCATACCACCCATGGAGGAACTCAGAAAACGTGGCGTAACCATAGGTCTGGGTACAGATGGTGCTGCATCGAGTGACTCCCAAGATATGATTGAGACGATAAAGTTTGCTGCCTTATTGCAAAAAGGAGCCAATCAAGATCCAACGGCATTTAAAGCAGCCGATGTTCTACAAATGGCTACCTTGGGTGGAGCTCATTGCCTGGGCCTTGCCGATAAGACAGGAAGTTTTGAAATAGGAAAGAGAGCTGATTTGATGGTCTATAATCCCAACCGCATCAAATCCGCACCAGTTTATAACCCAGTGAATTCTTTAGTGTACACTTCCGATACCAGTAATGTAGAAATGGTCCTAGTAGACGGAAAGGTAATCTACCGTGATGGTAACTTTACCACGGTGAACCAAGAGGATGTGCTTTATTGGGTGGAAGAAGTAAAAGAAAAATTTGATACCAACAAAGCTTAG
- a CDS encoding DUF2254 domain-containing protein — protein sequence MNRYYQRWKNKTYFIPALYCLLAVIFSFAIIVLDRTLIHNMQMVNNPIFLQRIEAARSILAVLTGALLSMITVTFSTIMVVLTLYSAQFSPRTLPDFLESKISLRVLGVFMGTFIYSITQMYFLPDPQDELSSIAGSVGVLLAILCLVLFAYFIHHIANSIQVNLMVERITKDILALINKKQMQKFRNKNKEITTELPDEYEDYTFGESIKVNAKEDGYIQKVDNSALVDFASEHDCTIRLEQSLGDYITKETTIFSLWGETLSSPVSEEEEEKLFLCIEIGEERNSEEDVEFGIIKLVEVALRAISPGINDPNTAIFCIQKIGYVLSNIAQARRHKTYYYGETNKLRLIVNKIPFKDLLYQSFSQIKHYGSHDHSVMGACVDALSFISKHSAKSIKEICWEFSLYLFEDCDCSKMASLDRLFLERKMQELAFVTRHLGESPFMIKDNSKKERTNND from the coding sequence GTGAACCGATATTATCAGCGTTGGAAAAATAAAACATACTTCATTCCGGCTTTATACTGCCTTTTAGCAGTCATCTTCTCCTTTGCCATCATCGTATTGGACCGCACTTTGATTCATAATATGCAGATGGTGAACAATCCAATATTTCTTCAACGGATTGAAGCCGCAAGAAGCATACTAGCTGTTCTTACTGGTGCCCTACTTTCCATGATTACCGTTACCTTTTCTACCATCATGGTTGTACTTACGCTCTATTCAGCACAGTTCTCGCCAAGAACCCTACCAGACTTCCTAGAAAGCAAGATTTCTTTACGAGTACTAGGTGTTTTCATGGGGACTTTCATTTACTCTATTACCCAGATGTACTTTTTACCAGATCCACAAGATGAGCTTTCTAGCATCGCGGGAAGTGTAGGCGTACTTTTGGCTATCTTATGCCTAGTGTTATTCGCTTATTTCATACATCACATTGCTAATTCCATCCAAGTAAATCTGATGGTTGAGCGTATTACCAAGGATATTTTGGCTCTCATTAATAAAAAGCAAATGCAAAAATTTAGGAATAAGAATAAAGAAATCACCACGGAACTTCCCGATGAGTACGAGGACTATACTTTCGGGGAATCCATTAAGGTGAATGCAAAAGAGGACGGGTACATCCAAAAAGTAGACAATTCTGCCCTTGTAGACTTTGCCTCGGAGCATGACTGCACCATCCGCCTAGAACAGTCTCTAGGAGACTATATTACCAAAGAAACCACAATCTTTTCCTTATGGGGAGAAACGCTTTCTTCTCCTGTCTCGGAAGAGGAAGAAGAAAAATTGTTTCTATGCATAGAAATTGGAGAAGAACGAAATTCTGAAGAAGATGTAGAATTTGGAATTATCAAGCTCGTAGAGGTTGCTCTAAGAGCTATTTCTCCAGGAATCAACGACCCGAATACGGCTATTTTTTGCATCCAAAAGATTGGTTATGTGCTTTCGAATATCGCACAAGCTAGGAGGCATAAGACTTATTATTATGGTGAAACCAACAAATTACGGCTCATCGTCAATAAAATACCCTTCAAGGACCTTCTTTACCAATCTTTCTCACAGATTAAACACTATGGAAGCCATGACCACTCAGTCATGGGAGCCTGTGTTGATGCACTGTCTTTTATTTCCAAACACAGTGCTAAAAGTATAAAAGAAATATGTTGGGAGTTTTCGCTCTACTTGTTCGAAGATTGTGATTGCAGTAAAATGGCCTCATTGGACAGGCTGTTCTTAGAACGAAAAATGCAAGAACTCGCCTTTGTAACTAGACACCTAGGAGAAAGCCCATTCATGATAAAGGATAACTCCAAAAAAGAAAGGACAAACAATGACTAA
- a CDS encoding sodium:calcium antiporter, whose amino-acid sequence MPMIGLIGVIAVLLFILAKGADLLVDEAVSLSIHWGIPKMVVGATIVSLGTTLPEATISVLAAVNGNPDLALGNAIGSIIADTGLILGLAAMIGPLAVDPKTINRQGRLQVMAVVLLAIVSLPFFSEGLTHGTIYQWMGIAFLVLLVGYIYLSMRWAVTSGVDEGVVLEEKKRPLWEQVGKLVTGIALVILSSRVLIPTVETLAINVGIPQGVIAATLVAFGTSLPELVTAITAVRKGHGELAVGNIIGADILNVLFVVGSAAAVTSQGLDVPLAFYKLQIPAMILIVGFFRIVAKNAYQVINRFEGFVLFLLYGIYLFLNFVPMW is encoded by the coding sequence ATGCCAATGATTGGCCTTATTGGGGTGATTGCAGTATTGTTGTTTATTTTAGCCAAAGGGGCAGACCTGCTAGTGGATGAGGCAGTATCCCTATCAATTCACTGGGGTATTCCCAAGATGGTGGTTGGAGCTACTATTGTATCCTTAGGTACAACCTTGCCTGAAGCGACGATATCTGTTCTAGCTGCGGTCAATGGGAATCCAGATCTAGCACTAGGCAATGCCATAGGTTCCATCATTGCTGATACCGGCTTGATACTGGGATTAGCTGCTATGATTGGACCTCTCGCGGTAGATCCGAAAACCATCAATCGACAAGGTCGACTCCAGGTCATGGCCGTAGTGTTGTTGGCCATCGTAAGCTTGCCATTCTTTTCAGAAGGCCTAACCCATGGAACCATTTATCAATGGATGGGTATTGCTTTTCTCGTTTTACTAGTTGGCTACATCTACCTATCAATGCGTTGGGCCGTGACATCTGGTGTAGATGAGGGTGTGGTGCTCGAGGAGAAAAAACGTCCACTTTGGGAACAAGTGGGAAAACTAGTAACTGGTATTGCTTTGGTTATTCTGTCTTCACGCGTTCTAATTCCCACCGTTGAAACGCTGGCAATCAATGTAGGAATTCCGCAAGGAGTAATAGCAGCGACCTTGGTGGCATTTGGAACTAGCTTGCCTGAGCTGGTGACTGCGATTACAGCGGTGCGTAAGGGGCATGGTGAATTGGCAGTGGGAAATATTATAGGAGCTGATATTCTGAATGTGTTATTTGTAGTAGGAAGTGCAGCCGCAGTTACTTCCCAAGGCCTTGATGTTCCATTGGCATTTTACAAATTGCAGATCCCAGCGATGATATTAATAGTCGGATTTTTCCGCATCGTAGCTAAAAATGCTTATCAGGTTATCAACCGGTTTGAAGGCTTCGTTTTGTTCTTGTTATATGGCATATATCTATTTCTTAATTTTGTCCCAATGTGGTAG
- a CDS encoding Hsp20 family protein, with product MSGLTIFNRRPLRRIGDPMYFHNMIDDFLDSNYWAQGTQLEDFKMDVKETNEGYEIEAELPGINREDINVSIEEGILYIAVNHEEKNEEEQKDYVYRERKTSSMARSIHLQDIADVGVEAKLADGILHIKVPKKEKSEKCKQIEIK from the coding sequence ATGTCAGGATTAACAATTTTTAACCGCAGACCCTTGAGAAGAATCGGAGATCCAATGTACTTTCACAACATGATCGATGACTTCCTGGATAGTAATTATTGGGCGCAGGGAACCCAACTAGAAGATTTTAAAATGGATGTTAAGGAAACAAACGAAGGATATGAAATCGAAGCTGAGCTACCTGGTATAAATCGAGAGGATATCAATGTGTCTATAGAGGAAGGTATACTCTATATAGCGGTAAACCACGAGGAGAAAAACGAGGAAGAACAAAAAGACTATGTCTATCGTGAAAGAAAGACAAGTTCCATGGCTAGAAGTATACACTTGCAAGATATTGCAGATGTTGGGGTAGAAGCAAAACTTGCAGATGGGATTTTGCATATTAAAGTACCTAAGAAAGAAAAATCCGAAAAATGCAAACAGATTGAGATTAAATAA
- a CDS encoding ACT domain-containing protein — MTKKPIIKLEVLKEEYAVCRMPASSPIPSWISSDGFVSITRTDEELSIVCLDKAIPDDTCFKNGWRIIKVLGPLDFSLVGILSSISTILADAQVSIFAVSTYDTDYILVQNEKLDNAIDALSKSDYSFIHSEQR, encoded by the coding sequence ATGACTAAAAAACCAATAATCAAACTTGAAGTACTAAAAGAAGAATATGCGGTATGTCGCATGCCTGCCTCTTCCCCGATTCCTAGCTGGATCTCTTCGGATGGATTTGTAAGCATAACCAGAACGGATGAAGAACTTTCCATTGTCTGTTTAGACAAAGCTATTCCCGACGATACTTGTTTTAAGAATGGCTGGAGAATCATTAAAGTCTTGGGGCCTCTAGATTTTTCTTTGGTTGGAATCCTCTCCTCCATTAGTACCATTCTCGCAGATGCACAGGTTAGTATCTTTGCTGTATCTACCTACGACACTGATTATATCTTGGTCCAAAATGAAAAATTGGACAATGCAATTGATGCATTATCCAAGTCAGATTACTCTTTTATTCATTCTGAACAAAGGTAG
- a CDS encoding ferritin — MLNLKVEESINDQINAELFSAYLYLSMSAYLESENLPGFASWMRVQFQEEQAHAMKFFDYVNERGGKVTLEAIEAPQTEWASVVEIFEHTLSHERMVTERINHLMDVALEERDYATESFLRWYIDEQVEEEASAEAILSQLERLEGHGNGMIMLDRELGTRVFTPIAE, encoded by the coding sequence ATGTTAAACCTAAAAGTAGAAGAAAGTATCAACGATCAGATTAATGCAGAATTATTTTCTGCCTATCTTTATTTGTCTATGAGTGCCTATCTTGAATCAGAAAATTTACCTGGTTTTGCCAGCTGGATGCGTGTTCAATTCCAAGAGGAACAAGCACATGCAATGAAGTTTTTTGACTATGTAAATGAACGTGGTGGAAAAGTGACTTTGGAAGCTATTGAAGCACCACAAACTGAGTGGGCTTCTGTAGTTGAAATTTTCGAACATACATTGAGCCATGAACGTATGGTAACAGAACGCATAAACCATCTGATGGATGTTGCGTTGGAAGAACGCGACTATGCAACAGAATCATTTTTACGTTGGTATATTGATGAGCAGGTTGAGGAAGAGGCTTCTGCTGAAGCTATTCTTAGTCAACTTGAAAGACTTGAAGGTCATGGCAACGGTATGATTATGTTGGACCGTGAACTGGGAACTAGGGTGTTTACACCGATTGCTGAATAG
- the tkt gene encoding transketolase — MSNNYSINALRLLGVDMINKANSGHPGIVLDAAPMLYTLYTEHMRYNPVQPTWFNRDRFIMAAGHGSALLYSMLHLSGHNLSMQDLKQFRQWGSKTPGHPEFGHTEGVDATSGPLGQGIAMATGMAIAESYLSASFNKKELNIIDHFTYVLCGDGDLQEGVTQEAFSLAGHLGLGKLIVLYDSNDIQLDGPVEAANSEHVKQKYEAMNWQYILVEDGEDTASISTAIEAAKANPNQPCLIEVKTIIGYGSPLAGDCATHGSPIGEEGTVETRKTLCYDYKPFEIADEVYTDIQNKNEEKGIKSYQQWLDMLESYKKQYPEEFEILQTVMGESEFKVDLEIVSDYLPEEKIATRASSGEILKKLQKHYPQMIGGSADLTKSTKVKGIDGDFSKSLRTGRNLNFGVREHSMAAINNGLSLHGLKSFVGGFFIFSDYMKPAMRMSALMGLPAIYAFTHDSVAVGEDGPTHEPVEQLAGLRAVPNMDVIRPADVQEVKVAWKLALESKDHPTCLILTRQGVPLLAGVNEEGVAKGGYIIAKEDKKIDVILIATGSEVGLALEAKKALKMKNIDARVVSMPSFKRFNEQPEEYRESILPLDVMKRVSIEMGSSFGWTQYVGLKGYCISIDTFGASAPGGQVVSNYGFNVENVVDKVTKYL, encoded by the coding sequence ATGAGTAATAACTATTCGATTAATGCGCTACGTTTGTTGGGAGTAGACATGATCAACAAGGCCAACAGTGGTCATCCGGGTATCGTATTGGATGCAGCACCTATGCTTTATACTTTATACACGGAGCATATGCGCTATAATCCGGTTCAACCGACTTGGTTCAATAGAGACCGCTTTATCATGGCAGCAGGCCATGGTTCTGCCTTATTGTATTCAATGTTGCACCTGAGTGGGCACAATCTGAGTATGCAGGATTTGAAGCAATTCCGTCAATGGGGTTCTAAGACACCAGGACACCCAGAGTTTGGACATACAGAAGGTGTGGATGCAACGAGTGGCCCCTTAGGTCAAGGGATTGCTATGGCCACAGGAATGGCAATTGCAGAGAGCTACCTGTCTGCTAGCTTTAATAAAAAAGAGTTGAATATTATTGATCACTTTACATATGTACTTTGTGGTGATGGAGATCTTCAAGAAGGGGTTACACAAGAAGCCTTCAGTCTTGCAGGTCATCTTGGTCTAGGAAAATTAATTGTGCTTTATGATTCAAATGATATTCAATTGGATGGACCGGTAGAAGCCGCTAACTCTGAACATGTGAAGCAAAAGTACGAGGCGATGAATTGGCAGTATATTTTGGTAGAAGATGGTGAAGATACGGCTAGTATTTCTACTGCTATAGAAGCAGCAAAGGCTAACCCCAATCAACCATGTCTTATCGAGGTTAAAACCATTATTGGATATGGCTCTCCTTTAGCAGGCGACTGTGCCACGCACGGTTCACCTATCGGTGAAGAAGGAACGGTTGAAACCCGTAAGACACTATGTTACGACTATAAGCCATTTGAAATTGCAGATGAAGTTTATACTGATATTCAAAATAAAAATGAAGAGAAGGGTATAAAATCGTACCAACAATGGTTGGATATGTTGGAATCTTATAAAAAACAATACCCTGAAGAATTTGAAATTCTACAAACGGTAATGGGCGAAAGTGAGTTTAAAGTGGATTTGGAAATAGTTTCTGACTATTTGCCTGAAGAAAAGATTGCTACTAGAGCTTCCTCTGGAGAAATCTTGAAAAAGCTGCAGAAACACTATCCTCAGATGATTGGTGGTAGCGCAGACCTTACAAAATCTACCAAAGTGAAAGGCATAGACGGGGATTTCAGTAAGAGCCTTAGAACAGGCCGGAATCTTAATTTTGGTGTACGAGAGCACTCTATGGCGGCCATAAATAATGGCTTGAGCCTACATGGCTTGAAAAGTTTTGTAGGAGGATTTTTCATTTTCAGTGACTATATGAAGCCTGCGATGAGAATGTCTGCCCTTATGGGTCTACCAGCTATCTATGCATTCACACATGACTCAGTAGCGGTGGGTGAAGATGGACCCACCCACGAGCCGGTTGAACAACTGGCTGGTTTACGGGCAGTTCCCAATATGGATGTGATTCGTCCGGCTGATGTGCAAGAAGTGAAAGTAGCCTGGAAGTTGGCGCTTGAATCTAAAGATCATCCTACTTGTTTAATTCTGACTAGACAAGGTGTACCTTTGCTAGCGGGCGTAAATGAAGAAGGTGTGGCAAAAGGTGGATATATTATTGCCAAGGAAGATAAAAAGATAGATGTAATCCTGATTGCTACTGGCAGTGAGGTTGGCTTAGCACTTGAAGCGAAGAAAGCACTTAAAATGAAGAATATTGATGCAAGAGTAGTATCGATGCCTTCATTTAAGCGCTTTAATGAACAGCCAGAGGAATATCGCGAAAGCATCTTGCCATTGGATGTTATGAAACGAGTTTCCATTGAAATGGGCTCATCCTTCGGTTGGACACAATACGTTGGTCTAAAGGGATATTGCATCTCGATAGATACATTTGGTGCTAGTGCTCCAGGTGGTCAAGTAGTATCCAACTATGGTTTCAATGTCGAGAACGTGGTGGATAAAGTTACCAAATATCTATAG
- a CDS encoding DUF438 domain-containing protein, with protein MAEMMNEDRVQRLLELAMKIRSGQADKEYIESFNDDLEQVGPQEVMEIEFRQLNQGIESTEVLTYLDKLIHLFHKGLSKKTWKEPEPGTFLGVLRAENDELRKRMQEIKQILKKKNISADRPLLIDKISALMEIEKHYLKKENILFPYMEKKQDRFLGLSIMWELHDVSKKSIQSVLADLKDGDDQKLNSDIGKMFFNLIGLTQKEEWILFPSAIEMFTEEEFQEMLHQSFEYGFSFIEAPAIMEELEAKETKPSWTEWSYQTDTGSLSYEQLTMLLSNLPIDLTLVDENNKVRYFSKPKERFFPRSAAAIGRDVSQCHPPQSVGKVLEILESFRRGEKDIARFWIRIKGRLLLIQYFALRDTKGDYKGVLEASQDITEIQELEGESRLVDWKN; from the coding sequence ATGGCTGAAATGATGAATGAAGACCGAGTGCAAAGACTTTTAGAACTAGCGATGAAGATACGTAGTGGTCAAGCGGATAAAGAATATATCGAGTCATTTAATGATGATTTAGAACAAGTAGGACCGCAGGAAGTTATGGAAATTGAATTTAGACAATTGAATCAAGGCATCGAATCTACTGAGGTCTTGACCTATTTGGATAAACTAATTCACTTGTTTCATAAAGGTCTAAGCAAGAAAACTTGGAAAGAACCTGAGCCTGGTACCTTTCTAGGAGTTCTCAGGGCTGAAAATGATGAATTAAGAAAGCGGATGCAAGAAATCAAACAAATTTTGAAAAAGAAGAATATTTCAGCAGATAGACCACTTTTAATTGATAAAATAAGCGCTTTGATGGAAATAGAAAAACATTATTTGAAGAAAGAAAACATCCTATTTCCATACATGGAAAAAAAGCAGGACAGATTTCTGGGGCTATCCATAATGTGGGAATTACACGACGTTTCTAAGAAAAGTATTCAGTCAGTTTTGGCCGATCTTAAGGATGGTGATGACCAAAAGCTAAACTCGGATATTGGAAAGATGTTCTTTAACCTGATAGGATTGACGCAGAAAGAGGAATGGATTCTCTTTCCAAGTGCAATTGAGATGTTCACAGAGGAAGAGTTCCAAGAGATGCTCCACCAATCTTTCGAATATGGGTTTTCCTTTATTGAAGCACCTGCAATTATGGAAGAGCTTGAAGCAAAGGAGACGAAGCCATCTTGGACGGAGTGGAGCTACCAAACGGACACGGGTTCGTTAAGCTATGAGCAGTTGACTATGCTACTATCCAATCTTCCTATTGACCTTACGCTAGTAGATGAAAACAATAAGGTGCGCTATTTTTCCAAACCGAAGGAAAGATTTTTCCCAAGATCTGCAGCCGCTATTGGTAGAGATGTAAGTCAGTGCCACCCGCCACAAAGTGTAGGAAAAGTATTGGAAATTTTGGAATCATTTCGTCGTGGCGAAAAGGATATTGCTCGATTTTGGATTCGAATCAAGGGACGCCTTTTGTTAATTCAATATTTTGCGTTAAGGGATACAAAGGGTGATTATAAAGGTGTTTTGGAAGCCAGCCAGGATATTACGGAAATCCAAGAGTTGGAGGGTGAAAGTCGATTGGTTGATTGGAAAAATTAA
- a CDS encoding OsmC family protein — protein sequence MSVDYKTEWLGDMAFEMDIGGHKVRMDSSAEFGGEDSGPRPKPLILAGMTGCTGMDVVSILKKMKEPVDYFNMKVETELTTEHPYTYTKVHLIYRIGGKGLNHDNVNKACRLSREKYCGGIALVEKAVDFSYEVQIEDL from the coding sequence ATGAGTGTTGATTACAAAACAGAATGGTTGGGTGATATGGCTTTTGAGATGGATATCGGGGGACATAAGGTTCGCATGGATTCATCAGCCGAATTTGGAGGAGAAGATTCTGGACCTAGGCCGAAACCATTGATTCTTGCTGGCATGACTGGATGTACGGGTATGGATGTGGTCTCTATTCTTAAAAAGATGAAAGAACCGGTAGATTATTTTAATATGAAAGTGGAAACAGAACTTACTACTGAGCATCCCTATACTTATACTAAGGTACATTTGATTTACCGAATTGGAGGTAAGGGCCTGAATCACGATAACGTTAATAAGGCTTGCCGCTTATCCAGAGAAAAATATTGCGGAGGCATCGCGTTGGTAGAAAAGGCAGTTGACTTCAGTTATGAGGTTCAAATAGAGGATTTATAG
- a CDS encoding desulfoferrodoxin — MAAKLGIYKCEHCGNIVEVFVEGAAPIVCCGENMIFMEEKTADHSTEKHVPFIEETESGYTVRVGENAAHPMTEEHYIQWIELLVGDYVLRKELKPGDEPAAEFFCSHNDSAVAREYCNVHGHWKSE; from the coding sequence ATGGCAGCAAAACTAGGTATTTACAAATGCGAGCATTGTGGAAATATTGTAGAGGTTTTCGTAGAAGGTGCAGCACCAATTGTGTGTTGTGGTGAAAACATGATTTTCATGGAAGAAAAGACTGCGGACCATTCTACTGAGAAACACGTACCATTCATCGAAGAGACGGAATCCGGCTATACGGTGAGGGTAGGTGAGAATGCAGCCCATCCGATGACTGAAGAACACTATATCCAATGGATTGAACTTCTAGTCGGTGATTATGTGCTTAGGAAAGAACTTAAGCCAGGGGATGAACCAGCTGCAGAATTTTTCTGTTCTCATAACGACTCAGCTGTGGCTCGAGAATATTGCAATGTGCACGGTCACTGGAAAAGCGAGTAA